A genomic region of Xanthomonas campestris pv. phormiicola contains the following coding sequences:
- a CDS encoding helix-turn-helix domain-containing protein, with amino-acid sequence MAKRTPPTMPRAQRQIRELGERLRAARLRRQMTQADLAARVGVSVPTVGKLERGDPALSLSTMLRVLTALGLDKDIDLLARDDEVGRQLQDSQLRRTNTKREPTP; translated from the coding sequence ATGGCCAAGCGCACCCCACCTACCATGCCCCGTGCCCAGCGCCAGATCCGCGAGCTGGGCGAGCGCCTGCGCGCCGCGCGCCTGCGCCGGCAGATGACCCAGGCCGACCTCGCTGCCCGGGTGGGCGTGAGCGTGCCCACCGTGGGCAAACTCGAGCGCGGCGATCCGGCCCTCAGCCTGTCCACCATGTTGCGCGTGCTGACCGCGCTGGGCCTGGACAAGGACATCGACCTGCTGGCCCGGGACGATGAAGTGGGCCGCCAGTTGCAGGACAGCCAGCTGCGGCGCACGAACACGAAGCGGGAGCCCACGCCGTGA
- a CDS encoding HIT family protein: MQHAPPGYDCPFCGIAATLPSPAPESAVVLMDANVFALVPTHHYAGIQGNCLVIPRGHYENVLDMPDDLGREVFRATRRLAHAMLAAFGCEGISTRQHNGPAGNQDVWHYHLHVFPRYANDGLHAGQKVPYAPEQRIALAARLRAALP; the protein is encoded by the coding sequence ATGCAGCACGCTCCCCCTGGCTACGACTGTCCGTTCTGCGGTATTGCCGCCACGCTGCCCTCGCCTGCGCCGGAATCGGCCGTTGTGCTGATGGATGCCAACGTGTTCGCCTTGGTGCCCACGCACCACTACGCCGGCATCCAAGGCAACTGCCTGGTGATCCCGCGTGGCCACTACGAGAACGTGCTGGACATGCCCGACGACCTGGGCCGCGAGGTCTTCCGCGCCACGCGGCGCCTGGCGCACGCGATGCTGGCGGCCTTCGGCTGCGAGGGCATCTCCACGCGCCAGCACAACGGGCCGGCCGGCAATCAGGATGTGTGGCACTACCACCTGCACGTGTTCCCGCGCTACGCGAACGACGGGCTGCATGCGGGGCAGAAGGTGCCCTACGCCCCCGAGCAGCGCATTGCGCTTGCCGCCCGTCTTCGGGCCGCGTTGCCGTAA
- a CDS encoding type II toxin-antitoxin system RelE/ParE family toxin has translation MQRWGEPQVRRYIADLEQGIARLAEGEGPFKELGALYPALRVAHCAHHYVFCLPRENAPALIVAIFHERMDLMARLADRL, from the coding sequence ATGCAACGCTGGGGAGAACCACAGGTTCGCCGGTACATCGCAGACCTGGAACAGGGCATTGCTCGCCTCGCAGAGGGTGAAGGACCTTTTAAGGAGCTAGGCGCGCTTTACCCGGCGCTGCGGGTGGCGCACTGCGCACACCACTACGTCTTCTGCTTGCCACGTGAGAACGCCCCGGCGTTGATCGTGGCGATCTTTCACGAACGCATGGACTTGATGGCTCGCCTGGCCGACAGGCTGTAG
- a CDS encoding antitoxin: MSRLTIDLSDQQHQSLKALAALQGKTIKQYALERLFPGDVDADRTWQELKAVLGGRIDEGLAGKVSAKSIGDILDEELAGGRRV, from the coding sequence ATGAGTCGGTTGACCATCGATCTCAGCGATCAGCAGCACCAGAGCCTCAAGGCGCTGGCCGCGTTGCAGGGCAAGACCATCAAGCAATACGCGCTCGAACGCTTGTTCCCCGGCGATGTTGACGCCGATCGGACGTGGCAGGAATTGAAAGCCGTGTTGGGAGGGCGCATTGACGAGGGACTTGCGGGCAAGGTGTCCGCCAAGAGCATTGGCGACATTCTCGATGAAGAACTGGCCGGGGGTCGCCGCGTTTGA
- a CDS encoding HIT family protein, with amino-acid sequence MQHAPTGYDCPFCGIAATLPSPAPESAVVLVDANVYALVPTHHYAGIQGNCLVIPRGHYENVLDMPDDLGREVFRATRRLAHAMLAAFGCEGISTRQHNGPAGNQDVWHYHLHVFPRYTNDGLYGGQKVRYATEQRIALAARLRAALP; translated from the coding sequence ATGCAGCACGCTCCCACCGGGTACGACTGTCCGTTCTGCGGTATCGCCGCCACGCTGCCCTCGCCTGCGCCGGAATCGGCCGTTGTCCTGGTGGATGCCAACGTGTACGCCTTGGTGCCGACGCACCATTACGCCGGTATCCAAGGCAACTGTCTGGTGATCCCGCGTGGCCACTACGAGAACGTGCTGGACATGCCCGACGACCTGGGCCGCGAGGTCTTCCGCGCCACGCGGCGCCTGGCGCACGCGATGCTGGCGGCCTTCGGCTGCGAAGGCATCTCCACGCGCCAACACAACGGGCCGGCCGGCAATCAGGATGTGTGGCACTACCATCTGCACGTGTTCCCGCGCTACACGAACGACGGGCTGTATGGGGGGCAGAAAGTGCGCTACGCCACCGAGCAACGCATTGCGCTGGCCGCACGTCTCCGGGCTGCTTTGCCGTAG
- a CDS encoding restriction endonuclease, which yields MGRKRGNTGFDALAALPWPLGLAMGIAGFLAVRYGLAWWLSQHGGMLAQGIAQHSDSTLAPLAWIVLIVCWIAALFSFLGARHRRRLLDTRTTLESLAAGGWRQFELLVGEAFRRQGYSVEETGLGGADGGIDLILRKDGHRTLVQCKQWKRQQVGVSVVREMYGLLAHHQADAVKIVCVGGYTADAARFAFGKPIKLIGGEQLLDMIQTAQRGSAIGIPLDSRIEPALGSAIETPSQSPTCRRCGSVLVQRTNKRTGKVFLGCSQFPHCQGTG from the coding sequence ATGGGACGCAAACGGGGAAATACCGGTTTTGACGCGCTGGCTGCGTTGCCGTGGCCGCTTGGGCTAGCCATGGGCATCGCTGGCTTTCTTGCCGTGCGCTATGGACTCGCCTGGTGGCTCTCCCAGCACGGCGGCATGCTGGCTCAAGGCATCGCGCAGCACTCGGACAGCACGCTCGCACCGCTTGCGTGGATCGTGCTGATCGTCTGTTGGATCGCTGCGCTCTTCTCCTTCCTCGGCGCACGCCATCGTCGCCGCCTACTGGATACTCGTACCACCCTGGAAAGCCTTGCCGCCGGTGGCTGGCGCCAATTCGAACTGCTCGTCGGCGAAGCCTTCCGCCGCCAGGGCTACAGCGTGGAAGAAACCGGCCTAGGCGGCGCCGACGGCGGCATCGACCTGATCCTGCGCAAGGACGGCCATCGCACGCTGGTGCAGTGCAAGCAATGGAAGCGGCAACAGGTCGGCGTCAGCGTCGTACGCGAAATGTATGGGCTGCTGGCGCATCACCAGGCGGATGCGGTGAAGATCGTTTGTGTGGGTGGATACACGGCCGATGCAGCACGGTTTGCGTTTGGTAAGCCGATCAAGCTGATCGGCGGAGAACAGTTACTGGACATGATCCAAACGGCGCAACGTGGTAGCGCTATTGGAATACCTCTCGATTCCCGTATCGAACCGGCGCTCGGCTCGGCGATCGAAACTCCCTCTCAATCACCAACCTGCCGACGGTGCGGAAGCGTACTCGTACAGCGGACCAACAAGCGCACGGGTAAGGTATTTCTTGGCTGCAGCCAGTTTCCGCATTGCCAAGGAACCGGGTAA
- a CDS encoding type I toxin-antitoxin system SymE family toxin produces the protein MRKPPSRPAATSRKRAPRQTAQFRDWTIVEPTLTPMLTPEQIAAELAAEAARTPRAPRRRRPPQRCKMGYGYYPASNQVVPALRLRGRWLEQLGFAIGSTLRIEVRAGELVVRVAGAD, from the coding sequence ATGCGTAAGCCGCCTTCCCGTCCCGCTGCCACCTCGCGCAAGCGTGCGCCGCGCCAGACAGCGCAGTTCCGCGACTGGACCATCGTGGAGCCGACGCTCACGCCGATGCTGACGCCCGAGCAGATCGCCGCCGAGCTTGCCGCCGAGGCAGCCCGCACGCCGCGCGCGCCCCGTCGCCGGCGCCCGCCGCAGCGCTGCAAGATGGGCTACGGCTATTACCCGGCCAGCAACCAGGTGGTGCCGGCGCTACGCCTGCGCGGGCGCTGGCTGGAACAGCTGGGTTTCGCCATCGGCAGCACGCTGCGCATCGAGGTGCGCGCGGGTGAACTGGTGGTGCGCGTGGCCGGCGCGGACTGA
- a CDS encoding alpha/beta hydrolase, which translates to MVTIRNTLAFQLVSLLGVAGALLPMAATATPARGTLLKSAVLSSYTREAITALMAEEQPSEQAKCDVRVAEFAYATVGVNGEPATASGVLLVPGGKDCAGPYPLLSYDQGTETLRRAEQAKEIRDDKGDDTMVTHLASQGYVVVSPDYLGLGQSNYPFHPFLHSASEASATIDAMRAARQLLQRLNTPLSGKVMLTGFSQGGHAAMATQREIEAHLSDEFNLVASAPVSGPYALSQTFLDSRSGRNSVGESTFDIVLASYAVIAMQRTYHNIYLAPSQVFQDPWAGKVESLFPGTHDVEDLATGTTLPGVDKIRRYFQPGFYNDFGNNPNDPFLRDLERNDLLSWAPRTPTLLCGSDNDATVPLKNAHTAIAAFKRRGSNQVAVLDLGSGDPSDNSAVEHLLTEDACAVAVRQQFLDKYR; encoded by the coding sequence ATGGTCACGATCCGCAACACACTGGCGTTTCAACTGGTCTCCCTGCTCGGCGTGGCCGGCGCCTTGCTGCCCATGGCAGCCACCGCGACCCCGGCGCGCGGCACCCTGCTCAAGAGCGCGGTGTTGTCCAGCTACACCCGCGAGGCGATCACCGCCTTGATGGCCGAAGAGCAACCCAGCGAGCAGGCCAAGTGCGACGTTCGCGTCGCCGAGTTCGCGTATGCGACGGTTGGAGTGAACGGCGAACCGGCGACCGCGTCCGGCGTGCTGCTCGTCCCCGGCGGCAAGGACTGCGCCGGCCCTTACCCCTTGCTGAGCTACGACCAGGGCACCGAGACGCTGCGCCGCGCCGAGCAGGCGAAGGAGATCCGCGACGACAAGGGCGACGACACCATGGTCACCCACCTTGCCAGCCAGGGCTATGTCGTGGTCAGCCCCGACTATCTGGGCCTGGGCCAGTCCAACTATCCCTTCCACCCGTTCCTGCACAGCGCGTCAGAGGCCAGCGCCACCATCGATGCCATGCGCGCAGCGCGTCAGCTGCTGCAGCGCTTGAACACGCCGCTGTCGGGCAAGGTCATGCTGACCGGCTTCTCGCAGGGCGGACATGCTGCAATGGCCACCCAGCGCGAGATCGAAGCGCATTTGTCGGACGAGTTCAACCTGGTCGCCAGCGCCCCGGTCTCCGGGCCGTATGCGTTGAGCCAGACCTTCCTGGACAGCCGCAGCGGTCGCAACAGCGTGGGCGAAAGCACCTTCGACATCGTGCTGGCCAGCTACGCCGTGATCGCGATGCAGCGGACCTACCACAACATCTATCTGGCTCCCTCGCAGGTCTTCCAGGATCCGTGGGCCGGCAAGGTCGAGTCCCTGTTCCCGGGCACCCACGACGTGGAGGATCTGGCGACCGGCACTACCTTGCCGGGCGTCGACAAGATCCGCCGCTACTTCCAGCCCGGGTTCTATAACGATTTCGGCAACAACCCCAACGACCCGTTCCTGCGCGACCTGGAGCGCAACGACCTGCTCAGCTGGGCCCCGCGCACCCCCACCCTGCTGTGCGGCTCCGACAACGACGCTACCGTGCCGCTGAAGAACGCCCACACCGCCATCGCCGCCTTCAAGCGTCGCGGCAGCAACCAGGTGGCCGTACTCGACCTGGGCTCCGGCGATCCGAGCGACAACAGCGCCGTCGAGCATCTGCTGACCGAGGACGCCTGCGCCGTCGCCGTGCGCCAGCAGTTCCTGGACAAGTACCGCTAA
- a CDS encoding type II toxin-antitoxin system RelE/ParE family toxin, whose protein sequence is MSNASHRAAPRANTWDERLEPWIAALVSALLHLLMVLLLLLADPPTMSTPQGAASGGRTKVDFVGATRQPVHPAKTPPSPTPAHKPVAAKKRRATSPVQSTLVAQSDHPVPPPDPAATASIPAPPAPTPAERPAPPQPDPAAQQQAQAAASEPEPTQRRETWTGRPPGAIDQDIGANEAGLVRDGAGRGGRRSDPSDAGPSMELGGYLVYYDLRSETLLRAWMDQGMKEFFILLPGTQYRMACPLEIAMKRGSGKCRALPPDSPELKAIGDAREVITMLQVYKQGELVWRGPGPYK, encoded by the coding sequence ATGAGCAACGCGTCGCATCGCGCGGCCCCCCGGGCCAACACCTGGGACGAACGCCTCGAGCCCTGGATTGCCGCCCTCGTCAGCGCCCTGCTGCATCTGCTGATGGTGCTGCTGTTGCTGCTGGCCGACCCGCCCACCATGAGCACGCCGCAAGGCGCCGCCAGCGGCGGCCGGACCAAGGTGGACTTCGTCGGCGCCACGCGCCAGCCCGTGCATCCGGCCAAGACACCGCCCAGCCCCACCCCCGCGCACAAGCCGGTCGCGGCCAAGAAACGGCGCGCCACCTCGCCGGTACAGTCCACCCTGGTCGCGCAGTCCGACCATCCGGTGCCGCCGCCCGATCCGGCCGCCACGGCCAGCATCCCGGCGCCGCCCGCGCCCACGCCCGCCGAGCGACCGGCCCCGCCGCAACCGGACCCCGCCGCGCAACAGCAGGCCCAGGCCGCCGCCAGCGAACCCGAACCGACCCAGCGCCGCGAGACCTGGACCGGGCGGCCGCCGGGCGCCATCGACCAGGACATCGGTGCCAACGAAGCGGGGCTGGTCCGCGACGGCGCCGGCCGCGGTGGCCGCCGCAGCGACCCCAGCGACGCCGGCCCCAGCATGGAACTGGGCGGCTACCTGGTCTATTACGACCTGCGCAGCGAAACCCTGCTGCGCGCGTGGATGGACCAGGGCATGAAGGAATTCTTCATCCTGCTGCCCGGCACCCAGTACCGCATGGCCTGCCCGCTGGAGATCGCGATGAAGCGCGGCTCCGGCAAATGCCGCGCGCTGCCACCGGACTCCCCGGAACTGAAGGCGATCGGCGACGCCCGCGAAGTCATCACCATGCTGCAGGTCTACAAGCAGGGCGAACTGGTCTGGCGCGGCCCGGGGCCGTACAAGTAA
- a CDS encoding retropepsin-like domain-containing protein: MTTAARPTSIRERASAGPWSRSRSALFACLLLAGAVPASEAKTHYAPFTYRQTSGTRPYVPVELNGTRLLFMVHANASFSAMTTHANAKKAGIGNLVPLGAYGITEPGKVSELGSAKAVAKRFVVGGRSDKDLRILVFEIPQTPPVDGMIGIEWLKASKVLVDYRHDRLVLPESDQDVAAEHRRLRQQGYTAHPMTWDAKEDRYYVFPTVNGVKSRFAVSTVASISMDTAFASRAAVGLGPVVDHYGGPTGATGDERETAEPFAIVVDGQPLQSIKAQSYDLYAYDGTERPSEASEVVDGYLGCDFMRANDAVIDFGSGLLFTRPKTPAKQR, encoded by the coding sequence ATGACCACTGCCGCCCGTCCCACGTCCATCCGCGAACGCGCCAGCGCGGGCCCCTGGTCCAGATCGCGCTCGGCGCTGTTCGCGTGCCTGCTGCTTGCCGGCGCCGTCCCCGCCAGCGAGGCGAAAACCCACTATGCGCCGTTCACCTATCGCCAGACCTCGGGCACGCGGCCCTACGTCCCGGTCGAACTGAACGGCACCAGGCTCCTTTTCATGGTCCATGCCAACGCCAGCTTCTCCGCCATGACCACGCATGCCAATGCGAAGAAAGCGGGCATCGGCAATCTGGTGCCGCTCGGCGCCTATGGCATCACCGAGCCGGGCAAAGTGAGCGAGCTCGGCAGCGCCAAGGCGGTCGCGAAACGATTCGTGGTCGGCGGCCGCAGCGACAAGGACCTGCGCATCCTGGTGTTCGAGATCCCGCAGACGCCCCCTGTCGACGGGATGATCGGAATCGAGTGGCTCAAGGCTTCCAAGGTCCTGGTCGACTACCGCCACGATCGGCTGGTGCTTCCGGAAAGCGACCAGGACGTGGCCGCCGAGCACCGCCGCCTGCGCCAGCAAGGCTACACCGCCCATCCGATGACCTGGGACGCCAAGGAAGATCGCTACTACGTCTTCCCCACGGTGAACGGCGTCAAGTCCAGGTTTGCGGTGTCCACCGTGGCGTCGATCTCGATGGATACCGCATTCGCGTCGCGGGCCGCCGTCGGGCTGGGGCCGGTCGTGGACCACTACGGCGGGCCAACCGGGGCCACCGGCGATGAGCGCGAGACCGCCGAACCGTTCGCGATCGTGGTGGATGGCCAGCCGCTGCAATCGATCAAGGCGCAAAGCTACGACCTGTACGCGTACGACGGCACCGAACGGCCTTCCGAGGCGTCCGAAGTCGTCGATGGGTATCTGGGTTGCGATTTCATGCGCGCCAACGACGCCGTCATCGATTTCGGATCGGGGCTGCTCTTCACCAGGCCGAAGACGCCCGCGAAGCAGCGCTGA
- a CDS encoding MFS transporter, giving the protein MSAPASPIAAGSGAAPGSLRRSVSNTLKGSAGNLVEWYDVYVYSVFATYFESQFFSKEDKNATMFVWAIFAMTFLMRPIGAWYFGRFADRYGRRLALTISVSLMALCSFVIAVAPTVHTIGIAAPIVLLLARLLQGFATGGEYGTSATYMSEAAIPGRRGFLSSFHYVTLVGGHVLAQATLLVMLHFFDTSQVSAWGWRVAFGLGGIGALVVFWLRRSMDESLGSDAIAEAKQGGARSAGSLHELFVHQWRPLLLCFLVTAGGTIAFYTYSVIGPKMIQSAFAGDDVMAGTIINLVALTVLMLMQPVGGWLSDIVGRKTLLVFFGIGGVLYTWFLVLELPRQSDWLTAFAILTGGFVILTGYTSINAVVKAELFPTHIRALGVGLGYALANSAFGGTAPLLYQASLKTGHVTTFVWYATAVIAVSLVVYIFFLTNKGANWLDDERAMRERKAAKGAAGRG; this is encoded by the coding sequence ATGAGCGCACCCGCATCCCCGATCGCTGCCGGTTCCGGCGCCGCACCTGGCAGCCTTCGCCGCTCGGTGTCCAATACGCTCAAGGGCTCGGCCGGCAATCTGGTCGAATGGTACGACGTCTACGTCTACTCGGTGTTCGCCACCTACTTCGAATCGCAGTTCTTCTCCAAGGAAGACAAGAACGCCACGATGTTCGTGTGGGCGATCTTCGCGATGACCTTCCTGATGCGGCCGATCGGCGCGTGGTACTTCGGCCGCTTCGCCGACCGCTACGGCCGCCGCCTGGCGCTGACCATCTCGGTGTCGCTGATGGCGCTGTGTTCGTTCGTCATCGCGGTCGCGCCGACGGTGCACACCATCGGCATCGCCGCGCCGATCGTGCTGCTGCTGGCGCGGCTGCTGCAGGGCTTCGCCACCGGCGGCGAGTACGGCACCAGCGCCACCTACATGTCCGAGGCGGCGATCCCGGGCCGGCGCGGCTTCCTGTCCTCGTTCCACTACGTGACCCTGGTCGGTGGCCACGTGCTGGCGCAGGCGACCTTGCTTGTGATGCTGCATTTCTTCGATACCTCGCAGGTCTCCGCGTGGGGTTGGCGCGTGGCGTTCGGCCTGGGCGGCATCGGGGCGCTGGTGGTGTTCTGGCTGCGCCGGTCGATGGACGAGTCGCTGGGCTCGGACGCCATCGCCGAGGCCAAGCAGGGCGGGGCGCGTTCGGCCGGTTCGCTGCACGAGCTGTTCGTGCACCAGTGGCGGCCGCTGCTGCTGTGCTTCCTGGTCACCGCGGGCGGCACCATCGCCTTCTACACCTACTCGGTGATCGGGCCGAAGATGATCCAGAGCGCCTTCGCCGGCGACGACGTGATGGCCGGCACCATCATCAACCTGGTCGCGCTGACCGTGCTGATGCTGATGCAGCCGGTCGGCGGCTGGCTGTCGGACATCGTCGGGCGCAAGACCCTGCTGGTGTTCTTCGGCATCGGCGGCGTGCTCTACACCTGGTTCCTGGTGCTGGAGCTGCCCAGGCAGAGCGATTGGCTGACCGCGTTCGCGATCCTGACCGGCGGCTTCGTGATCCTGACCGGCTACACCTCGATCAACGCGGTGGTCAAGGCGGAGCTGTTCCCGACCCACATCCGCGCGCTGGGCGTGGGCCTGGGCTACGCGCTGGCCAACTCGGCCTTCGGCGGCACTGCGCCACTGCTGTACCAGGCCTCGCTGAAGACCGGCCACGTGACCACCTTCGTCTGGTACGCCACGGCGGTGATCGCGGTGTCGCTGGTGGTGTACATCTTCTTCCTGACCAACAAGGGCGCGAACTGGCTGGACGACGAGCGCGCGATGCGCGAGCGCAAGGCCGCGAAGGGGGCGGCCGGGCGCGGCTGA
- the folE gene encoding GTP cyclohydrolase I FolE: protein MADSKKTHDSPVTQDQAEAAVRTLLRWAGEDPDREGLLDTPRRVAEAYGDWFSGYQADPREYLLRTFEEVAGYDELIVLRDIEYESHCEHHMAPIIGKVHVGYLPRGKVVGISKLARVVEAYARRFQVQEKMTAQIAQCIQDVLQPLGVGVVVEGAHECMTTRGIHKRGVSMVTSKMLGTFREDARTRAEFLRFIDGGKR from the coding sequence ATGGCCGACTCCAAGAAGACCCACGACTCCCCTGTGACCCAGGACCAGGCCGAAGCCGCCGTGCGCACCCTGCTGCGCTGGGCCGGCGAGGACCCGGACCGCGAAGGCTTGCTGGATACCCCGCGGCGCGTGGCCGAGGCCTATGGCGACTGGTTCAGCGGCTACCAGGCCGACCCGCGCGAGTACCTGCTGCGCACCTTCGAGGAAGTGGCCGGCTACGACGAGCTGATCGTGCTGCGCGACATCGAATACGAAAGCCATTGCGAGCACCACATGGCGCCGATCATCGGCAAGGTCCATGTGGGCTACCTGCCGCGTGGCAAGGTGGTGGGCATCAGCAAGCTGGCGCGCGTGGTCGAGGCCTATGCGCGGCGCTTCCAGGTGCAGGAGAAGATGACCGCGCAGATCGCGCAGTGCATCCAGGACGTGCTGCAGCCGCTGGGCGTGGGCGTGGTGGTGGAAGGCGCGCACGAGTGCATGACCACCCGCGGCATCCACAAGCGCGGGGTCAGCATGGTCACCTCGAAGATGCTCGGCACCTTCCGCGAGGACGCGCGCACCCGCGCCGAGTTCCTGCGCTTCATCGACGGCGGCAAGCGCTGA
- a CDS encoding DUF3375 domain-containing protein, producing the protein MKHRARIARYRTLREQPLWKLLAADHAPEVIGLLQTLLLESERRLPAAVLHERLQRMLDELNADQLSRELPRTAQAYVAHWLAQGWLERRLPEGAQQEEYELSTQATQAIRFADGLEHARGAATESRLALVMQQLAQLAALTETNPDARLSALRDERDRIDAEIARVSKGKVAALDGKRALERARQVIALADELTEDFRRVRDDFEQLNRDFRERIIDDEGERGEILGKLFEGVDVIGDSEAGRSFQAFWALLNDAEQSAQLDAALETVLARGFARKLDRRERGFLRGLTGTMLERGGQVHDVMQHFARSLRGFVQSRGYLEQRRLNQLLKQAQAEALALRDHIPAQRGIGRDLKLTTSRLRSLAQWRLHDPRQQQVEGGIQRNEAAAISLDSVGDLVAQSEIDFRSLRRDLFELLGEQPQLTIAQVLAQREASQGLGSVIGYLSLGTRHGVVAAGQQEIAQWRGGDGQWRRARIPLVWFTQEKRHELA; encoded by the coding sequence ATGAAGCACCGCGCCCGCATCGCCCGCTACCGCACCCTGCGCGAGCAGCCGCTGTGGAAGCTGCTGGCCGCCGACCATGCGCCGGAAGTGATCGGCCTGCTGCAGACCCTGTTGCTGGAGTCCGAACGCCGGCTGCCGGCGGCGGTCCTGCACGAACGCCTGCAGCGCATGCTCGACGAACTCAACGCCGACCAGCTCTCGCGCGAACTGCCGCGCACCGCGCAGGCCTATGTGGCGCACTGGCTGGCGCAGGGCTGGCTGGAGCGGCGGCTGCCGGAGGGCGCGCAGCAGGAGGAATACGAACTCTCCACCCAGGCCACGCAGGCGATCCGTTTCGCCGACGGCCTGGAGCACGCGCGCGGCGCGGCCACCGAGAGCCGCCTGGCGTTGGTGATGCAGCAGCTGGCGCAGCTGGCGGCGCTGACCGAGACCAATCCCGATGCGCGGCTGTCGGCATTGCGCGACGAGCGCGACCGCATCGATGCGGAAATCGCGCGGGTGTCCAAGGGCAAGGTGGCGGCGCTGGACGGCAAGCGCGCGCTGGAGCGCGCGCGCCAGGTGATCGCGCTGGCCGACGAACTGACCGAGGATTTCCGCCGCGTCCGCGACGACTTCGAGCAGCTCAACCGCGACTTCCGCGAGCGCATCATCGACGACGAGGGCGAGCGCGGCGAGATCCTGGGCAAGCTGTTCGAAGGCGTGGACGTGATCGGCGACAGCGAGGCCGGCCGCAGTTTCCAGGCGTTCTGGGCCTTGCTCAACGATGCCGAGCAGAGCGCGCAGCTCGACGCGGCGCTGGAGACGGTGCTGGCGCGCGGCTTCGCGCGCAAGCTCGACCGCCGCGAGCGCGGCTTCCTGCGCGGGCTGACCGGCACCATGCTCGAGCGCGGTGGCCAGGTGCACGACGTGATGCAGCATTTCGCGCGCAGCCTGCGCGGTTTCGTGCAGAGCCGCGGCTATCTGGAGCAGCGCCGGCTCAACCAGCTGCTCAAGCAGGCGCAGGCCGAAGCCCTGGCGTTGCGCGACCACATTCCCGCCCAGCGTGGCATCGGCCGCGACCTCAAGCTGACCACCAGCCGCCTGCGTTCGTTGGCGCAGTGGCGGCTGCACGACCCGCGCCAGCAGCAGGTGGAGGGCGGCATCCAGCGCAACGAGGCGGCGGCGATTTCGCTGGACAGCGTCGGCGACCTGGTGGCGCAGTCGGAAATCGACTTCCGCAGCCTGCGCCGCGATCTGTTCGAGCTGCTCGGCGAGCAGCCGCAGCTGACCATCGCCCAGGTGCTGGCACAGCGCGAGGCCAGCCAGGGCCTGGGCAGCGTGATCGGATATCTGTCGCTGGGCACCCGCCATGGCGTGGTCGCTGCCGGGCAGCAGGAGATCGCGCAATGGCGCGGCGGCGACGGCCAGTGGCGCCGCGCGCGCATTCCGTTGGTGTGGTTCACCCAGGAGAAACGCCATGAACTGGCATGA